One genomic region from Bacteroidales bacterium encodes:
- a CDS encoding choice-of-anchor D domain-containing protein, whose protein sequence is MKKITLFVMFLSLCLCSMQAQKAPAEGEWTIVKTYDIPGKASGLAFDGEYLYFGIYGSGGDKFYRFDTDSGLATLLFNHPTIDDSYGMSYGNGHLWVGHQPSGSSNPSLAMELDFDGNIITSLPLPDHYMSGVAYDDGTLWACTYYPDPGMTYHLDAEGNVLSQFAPPVANQIWDVCLQDEFLWFVDYNAHLIYKTDLTGALLEEHPSENIKPSGVVYDGSYLWYVDGQLSSQSVLYKIDLGGAGTPEINVPVTEYNFGTVAAGDSAVWNITIHNTGTADLSINDLVIQNAVPVFTRETFPQVIEPDSSIEIEIIFRPTEVYTLSTTILIQSNDPVTPEVGIDLMGEGVLNGPVIHMLSTNLDFGQVRKGAMTRRTVTAQNDGDETLIITSFDSNSEYFTSDPQLQLPLMIAPLSSAELEIWFHPTGKETYNGIFTIENNDPQNPAVQITVSGTGFIQAYPIADALWQYTIDVAYDNSPKAISPIADINGDEISDVIVASEDNFIRCFNGNAHVTGDVLWEHEIYSGNVYRKQGLMIVDDIDGDGYEDVVVGTTGSDRSVTMLSGRTGEQLWKFYTATYWGDGGWVYQVDGSRDFNGDGIIDVLACAGNDGSGNGPVRAFLLDGENGNLLWHYFLEGPGFSVIAIDDVNGDGIPDALAGASNASETVGKVVCISGSNGYEIWRQNTSGTSVWALLQLEDINGDDIADVAAGNFGSGDFNAYDATNGEILFSGSLGGGFTIIRDMILLDDLNDDGIADFTLSSGNSSCVAVSGLDGTNIWYASLPDQCFSVDRIGDITGDAINDVVVGTIFQNNQVVFLNGVTGEEIMRINYNQALDALAVIPDITGDISPEVVAGGREGLVTCFSGGLDSWTSIPAKEPVKKAFSMHCSPNPFATFTTVTLSSVKPVNGSLYVITAGGRRIADLGDITLKETTLDLQWNGTTDTGEAVVPGLYFIVFDDGNRTFVQKVIKE, encoded by the coding sequence ATGAAAAAAATTACACTATTTGTAATGTTCTTATCCCTTTGCCTTTGCTCGATGCAGGCACAAAAAGCTCCCGCGGAAGGTGAATGGACGATTGTAAAAACCTACGACATTCCGGGTAAAGCTTCAGGCTTGGCTTTTGACGGTGAATACCTATACTTTGGCATCTATGGCTCCGGTGGCGATAAGTTTTATCGTTTCGACACCGACAGCGGATTAGCCACCCTTCTTTTTAACCACCCAACAATCGACGACAGCTACGGCATGAGCTATGGCAACGGACACCTGTGGGTGGGACACCAGCCTTCGGGAAGTTCTAATCCGTCACTGGCTATGGAGCTTGATTTTGATGGAAATATTATCACCAGCCTGCCCCTACCCGACCATTACATGTCGGGCGTTGCTTACGATGACGGCACTTTGTGGGCTTGCACCTATTATCCCGATCCGGGCATGACGTATCATCTGGATGCTGAGGGCAATGTGCTTAGTCAGTTTGCACCTCCTGTTGCCAATCAAATATGGGATGTGTGTCTTCAGGATGAATTTCTGTGGTTTGTTGATTACAACGCTCACCTAATCTACAAAACCGACCTCACCGGTGCGCTTCTCGAAGAACACCCAAGCGAAAATATAAAACCCTCCGGTGTTGTTTACGACGGCAGCTATTTGTGGTATGTCGACGGACAATTGAGCAGCCAGAGTGTGCTTTACAAAATTGACCTGGGTGGGGCTGGCACGCCTGAAATAAACGTGCCGGTGACAGAATATAATTTTGGAACAGTGGCTGCCGGCGACTCAGCGGTGTGGAACATCACCATACACAACACCGGCACCGCCGATCTCTCCATCAACGATCTGGTGATACAAAATGCTGTGCCGGTATTTACACGAGAAACCTTCCCGCAGGTAATAGAGCCAGATAGTTCCATAGAAATCGAAATAATTTTTAGACCTACAGAAGTTTATACGCTCAGCACAACCATCCTCATACAATCCAACGACCCGGTGACCCCCGAAGTCGGAATAGATCTCATGGGCGAAGGCGTGCTTAACGGCCCTGTCATCCACATGCTTTCCACCAATCTCGATTTTGGTCAGGTGAGAAAAGGTGCAATGACACGCCGCACCGTCACGGCTCAAAATGATGGCGACGAAACGCTCATTATCACTTCATTCGACAGCAACAGCGAATATTTTACTTCCGATCCGCAGTTACAGCTTCCGCTGATGATTGCTCCGCTCAGCTCCGCAGAGCTTGAAATCTGGTTTCATCCGACAGGTAAGGAAACCTACAACGGCATTTTTACCATCGAAAACAACGATCCGCAAAACCCTGCTGTGCAGATTACTGTTTCCGGTACTGGTTTTATACAGGCCTATCCTATTGCCGATGCGTTGTGGCAATACACCATTGATGTGGCCTACGACAACAGCCCCAAAGCCATCAGCCCGATAGCCGACATCAATGGCGACGAAATCAGCGACGTGATTGTAGCTTCTGAAGATAATTTTATCCGTTGTTTTAATGGCAATGCCCACGTAACGGGTGATGTCCTGTGGGAGCACGAAATTTATTCGGGCAACGTGTATCGGAAACAAGGATTAATGATAGTAGATGACATCGATGGAGATGGTTATGAAGATGTAGTTGTTGGCACCACGGGTAGCGACCGCAGCGTAACGATGCTTTCGGGCAGGACTGGCGAACAGCTCTGGAAATTTTACACAGCCACATACTGGGGCGACGGCGGCTGGGTATATCAGGTGGACGGCAGTCGCGACTTTAACGGCGACGGCATCATCGATGTTTTGGCCTGTGCCGGCAACGACGGCAGTGGAAATGGTCCAGTGCGTGCTTTTCTGCTCGATGGTGAAAACGGTAATCTACTGTGGCATTATTTCCTGGAAGGCCCTGGATTTTCAGTCATCGCTATCGACGATGTAAATGGCGACGGAATCCCCGACGCACTGGCCGGCGCTTCCAATGCCAGCGAAACGGTGGGAAAAGTGGTATGCATCAGCGGTAGCAATGGTTACGAAATATGGAGACAAAACACCAGTGGCACCTCCGTGTGGGCACTGTTGCAGCTCGAAGATATCAATGGCGACGACATTGCCGATGTGGCTGCAGGCAACTTTGGCAGCGGCGACTTTAACGCCTACGACGCTACCAATGGCGAAATACTTTTCAGTGGCAGCCTGGGTGGCGGTTTCACCATTATTCGTGACATGATACTCCTCGACGACCTGAACGATGACGGCATAGCCGATTTTACGCTCTCGTCGGGCAATAGCAGCTGCGTGGCCGTGAGCGGGCTGGATGGCACCAACATTTGGTATGCATCTCTACCCGATCAGTGTTTCAGCGTCGATCGCATCGGCGACATCACCGGCGATGCCATCAACGACGTGGTAGTAGGAACTATTTTTCAAAATAACCAGGTAGTATTTCTTAATGGCGTTACCGGCGAAGAAATTATGAGGATCAATTACAACCAGGCCCTAGATGCATTGGCCGTGATTCCCGACATCACCGGCGACATCTCACCGGAAGTGGTGGCTGGCGGTCGCGAAGGACTGGTAACTTGCTTTTCGGGTGGTCTCGATTCCTGGACCTCTATTCCTGCAAAAGAACCCGTCAAGAAAGCCTTTAGCATGCACTGTTCGCCCAATCCTTTCGCTACTTTCACAACCGTAACATTATCATCCGTAAAGCCGGTCAATGGGAGTTTGTATGTGATTACCGCCGGAGGAAGACGCATTGCCGATCTGGGCGATATCACTCTTAAAGAAACGACTCTCGATTTGCAATGGAACGGAACTACCGACACGGGCGAGGCTGTTGTGCCGGGACTTTACTTTATCGTTTTTGATGATGGAAATCGCACTTTCGTACAAAAGGTGATAAAGGAATAA
- a CDS encoding NAD-dependent epimerase/dehydratase family protein, whose translation MNRQSKIALVFGATGLTGHHLTQQLLTNKNYREIICINRHAMGGKHERLTEIIDDYSNLQSLNLKPPIDDVYCCIGTTIKKAGSKESFKKVDLDLSLAITRLAADKKAGKLLVVSSIGAKAKSGNFYLRTKGEMEQQVLQIDGPLKTIVRPSMLLGERNEKRTAETLGQWLMKTISFLMIGKLRKYRPIPAADVARAMIAIANSEPTAQIIFESDDLQEISNGE comes from the coding sequence ATGAACAGGCAATCGAAAATAGCCCTTGTTTTTGGAGCCACAGGCCTTACCGGACATCACCTTACACAGCAGTTGCTCACCAACAAAAATTATCGTGAGATAATTTGTATCAATCGCCATGCGATGGGTGGAAAACATGAACGACTCACAGAGATCATCGATGATTACAGCAATTTGCAAAGCTTAAACTTAAAGCCACCCATCGACGACGTTTATTGCTGCATCGGCACCACCATCAAGAAAGCCGGTTCAAAAGAAAGTTTTAAAAAAGTCGATCTCGATCTGTCGCTGGCCATTACAAGGCTTGCCGCCGACAAAAAAGCCGGGAAGCTGCTGGTGGTATCTTCCATTGGCGCTAAAGCAAAATCGGGCAACTTTTATCTGCGTACCAAAGGCGAGATGGAGCAGCAGGTTCTACAAATAGATGGGCCGCTGAAAACGATCGTGCGTCCGTCGATGCTGCTAGGCGAACGAAACGAAAAACGCACCGCCGAAACCCTCGGCCAATGGCTGATGAAAACAATTAGTTTTTTGATGATTGGCAAACTGCGAAAATACAGACCTATCCCGGCTGCCGACGTCGCTCGCGCTATGATTGCCATCGCCAATAGTGAACCAACAGCGCAGATAATCTTTGAATCGGATGATCTGCAGGAAATTTCCAATGGAGAATAG
- a CDS encoding DUF3127 domain-containing protein, whose protein sequence is MSYEITGTLIEKYDAVQVTDRFRKREFVIEKRETVGVNEFIETIKFQLTQDKCEAIENIPVGQQIKVVFNIRGRRWEKNGQVSYFNNLEAWRVEPLQSQATQANTAPPPSMNEIPPEGPTDDLPF, encoded by the coding sequence ATGAGCTACGAAATTACAGGTACATTAATAGAAAAGTACGATGCGGTGCAGGTTACCGACCGCTTCAGGAAAAGAGAATTTGTAATCGAAAAACGCGAGACAGTAGGCGTTAATGAATTTATCGAGACCATCAAATTTCAGCTTACGCAGGATAAATGCGAAGCCATCGAAAATATTCCTGTTGGTCAGCAGATAAAAGTTGTCTTCAACATTCGGGGACGCAGGTGGGAAAAAAACGGTCAGGTTTCTTATTTCAACAACCTGGAAGCCTGGCGTGTGGAGCCACTCCAATCGCAGGCAACGCAAGCCAATACGGCGCCACCGCCATCGATGAATGAAATACCTCCCGAAGGGCCTACCGACGATCTTCCATTTTAA
- the aat gene encoding leucyl/phenylalanyl-tRNA--protein transferase — MPVYMLTDDLIFPPPELAEDDGLLAIGGDLKPERLLLAYSMGIFPWFSDDSPIMWWTLDPRMVLFPSKLKVSASLRQTLRSGRFQVTFDEAFDKVITACAEIDRPDQDGTWIGDEMIKAYQALHQAGYAHSVEVWRENHLAGGLYGVSLGRIFFGESMFYHESNASKVALWHLVERLRGWDFPLIDAQQETQHLRSLGAETIPRKAFEKHLQQALQHETISGSWSLKINRIFYKNKKYDP; from the coding sequence ATGCCTGTTTACATGCTCACCGATGATTTGATTTTTCCGCCGCCGGAACTTGCGGAGGACGACGGGCTGTTGGCCATTGGCGGCGACCTGAAACCTGAGCGGCTTTTGCTTGCTTATTCGATGGGTATTTTTCCGTGGTTTAGTGATGACTCGCCAATTATGTGGTGGACGCTGGATCCGCGTATGGTTTTGTTTCCTAGTAAATTAAAGGTCTCTGCCTCACTTCGGCAAACCTTGCGGAGTGGTCGTTTTCAGGTTACTTTTGATGAGGCTTTCGATAAGGTAATCACTGCCTGCGCAGAAATAGATCGCCCGGACCAGGATGGCACCTGGATCGGTGATGAGATGATAAAAGCTTATCAGGCGCTGCATCAGGCCGGTTATGCACATTCGGTTGAAGTTTGGAGAGAAAATCATTTGGCGGGTGGACTTTACGGTGTATCTTTGGGCCGGATTTTTTTTGGCGAATCGATGTTTTATCACGAAAGCAATGCCTCTAAAGTTGCTTTGTGGCATCTCGTCGAACGCCTCAGGGGATGGGACTTTCCGCTCATCGATGCGCAACAGGAGACACAACATCTGCGAAGCCTCGGTGCCGAAACAATCCCGCGAAAGGCTTTTGAGAAACACCTTCAGCAGGCCTTGCAGCATGAAACAATCAGCGGAAGCTGGTCATTAAAAATAAATAGAATATTTTATAAAAATAAAAAGTACGATCCATGA
- a CDS encoding ATP-binding protein: MPYKHFYRAILSRLIIIILLAAAATYFYIDDQTTLSLLLVLVLIGAVINIINYFNKINHWIASFLMGIENDDTTLKTPRRSGNKAIDDIYKGIDRLNEIFKKTKIDINSQEQYFRSVIDQSATGLFSVNEKGRVININPAATRLTQISAYHHVNTLLAIDEVLPGFILESSGKNLQSAIFENKYGQKLLFKLSEIKTHDETIKLVAVSDITKELDNREIDAWIKLARTLAHEIMNNIAPITSLTQVILGYFTTNDQIIKPENVDAAMIANTVKGLGVIEERGVGLMSFVENYRKFTKLPEPHFKPVDLSSLIERMLIAASAYPGFTEIQIRKLIPENMMISSDEQLLSQVILNLLKNACEVLVDEGAETPFISIRLTQYGNNIKLEIGNNGPHIPPEIKEQIFVPFYTTKENGSGIGLSLSRQIVLQMGGDITASESRDGLTIFTVNLVDRVG, translated from the coding sequence ATGCCGTACAAACATTTTTACCGGGCAATCTTATCCAGACTGATCATAATTATCCTGCTGGCTGCAGCGGCAACTTATTTTTATATCGACGATCAGACGACGCTGAGCCTGCTATTGGTTTTGGTGTTAATAGGCGCCGTCATCAATATCATCAACTATTTTAACAAAATAAACCACTGGATTGCCTCCTTTTTGATGGGAATTGAAAATGACGACACCACCCTGAAAACGCCTCGCAGATCAGGTAATAAAGCCATCGATGATATTTATAAAGGCATCGACCGGCTGAACGAGATTTTTAAGAAAACAAAAATCGACATCAACTCCCAGGAGCAGTATTTCCGTTCGGTGATCGACCAGTCGGCTACAGGGCTATTTTCGGTAAACGAAAAAGGCCGTGTGATAAATATCAATCCTGCTGCTACGAGGCTTACGCAAATTAGCGCGTATCATCATGTGAATACCTTGCTGGCCATCGACGAGGTATTGCCGGGGTTTATTTTGGAAAGCTCCGGCAAAAACCTGCAGTCGGCAATATTCGAAAATAAATATGGGCAGAAATTACTCTTTAAGCTTTCCGAAATAAAAACCCACGACGAAACGATAAAACTGGTGGCGGTTAGCGATATTACCAAAGAACTCGACAACCGCGAAATCGACGCCTGGATAAAACTGGCGCGCACGCTGGCACACGAAATCATGAACAATATTGCGCCCATCACTTCGCTCACGCAGGTAATTTTGGGATATTTTACGACCAACGACCAAATAATAAAGCCTGAAAATGTGGATGCCGCCATGATTGCAAACACGGTGAAAGGTCTGGGTGTGATTGAGGAGCGTGGCGTAGGGCTGATGAGCTTTGTAGAAAACTACCGGAAATTTACCAAGCTTCCCGAGCCACATTTTAAGCCAGTCGATCTTTCCAGTCTCATCGAGCGTATGCTGATTGCCGCCAGCGCGTATCCGGGATTTACAGAGATACAAATCCGAAAGTTGATACCCGAAAACATGATGATATCTTCGGACGAGCAGCTTTTGTCGCAGGTAATTTTAAACCTACTGAAAAACGCCTGCGAAGTGCTCGTTGATGAAGGGGCCGAAACGCCCTTCATTTCGATCAGACTCACACAATACGGAAACAACATAAAACTGGAAATCGGCAACAATGGTCCACACATACCGCCCGAAATAAAAGAGCAAATATTTGTACCCTTTTACACCACCAAAGAAAATGGATCGGGCATTGGCCTAAGCCTGAGCAGACAAATCGTTTTGCAGATGGGTGGGGATATCACGGCTTCGGAAAGCAGGGATGGGCTTACAATTTTTACCGTGAATTTGGTTGATAGGGTGGGGTAA
- a CDS encoding sigma-54 dependent transcriptional regulator → MKGNILILDDNKSVLTALEMLMQTEFDQVVALSNPNVLLTTLQQQNIDVVLLDMNFKAGINTGNEGIFWLHQIQKHDPSVVVVMITAYGDVELAVKAVKEGAFDFVLKPWDNHKLISTLHAAMKLRKSQTDNRALAKTAQTLKQALRPPAQPLIGDSEAMKKVMTVVKKVAATDANILIVGENGTGKELIAREIHQHSLRKNEVMMNVDMGAITETLFESELFGHTKGAYTDAKEERAGKFEAAHKGTLFLDEIGNLPLAFQAKLLVVLQSRKIVKLGSNKPIPVDIRLITATNMDLPKMISEGLFREDLLYRINTITIEVPPLRERGNDVVLLAEFYLEKYGAKYNKPGIKLTRKAAAKLLLHSWPGNVRELQHSIEKAVILADNDQLTEESFALQSPKSSASHLHNKTIEEMEKEMIQAAIQKENGNMSAVARNLGISRPTLYKKLKSFDE, encoded by the coding sequence ACAACAAGAGCGTGCTTACCGCGCTGGAGATGCTGATGCAAACGGAATTTGATCAGGTTGTTGCGCTCAGCAATCCCAATGTGCTGCTCACGACGCTGCAGCAGCAAAACATTGATGTAGTGCTGCTGGATATGAATTTTAAGGCGGGCATTAACACGGGCAACGAAGGGATTTTTTGGTTACACCAAATTCAAAAACACGACCCTTCGGTTGTGGTGGTTATGATTACAGCTTATGGCGACGTAGAGCTGGCCGTGAAAGCTGTTAAAGAAGGAGCTTTCGATTTCGTCCTGAAACCCTGGGACAACCACAAATTGATAAGCACACTCCACGCAGCCATGAAATTGCGCAAGAGCCAGACGGATAATCGAGCGTTGGCCAAAACGGCGCAAACATTAAAACAAGCGCTCCGGCCTCCAGCACAGCCCCTTATCGGGGATTCAGAAGCCATGAAAAAGGTGATGACTGTCGTAAAAAAAGTGGCTGCCACCGATGCCAATATTCTTATTGTGGGTGAAAATGGTACCGGTAAAGAATTGATTGCGCGTGAAATCCATCAACATTCTTTACGAAAAAATGAGGTTATGATGAATGTGGACATGGGCGCCATCACCGAGACACTTTTTGAAAGCGAACTTTTTGGCCATACCAAAGGTGCTTATACTGATGCCAAAGAAGAGCGTGCCGGCAAATTTGAGGCGGCACATAAAGGCACTTTGTTTTTGGATGAAATCGGGAATCTTCCTTTAGCATTTCAGGCCAAATTGTTGGTGGTTTTGCAAAGCAGAAAAATTGTAAAACTGGGGAGCAACAAACCTATTCCTGTCGACATTCGGCTGATAACGGCCACCAACATGGATTTACCGAAAATGATTTCCGAAGGTCTTTTTCGTGAAGACTTGCTCTACCGCATCAATACCATCACGATAGAGGTGCCGCCACTGCGCGAACGTGGAAACGACGTGGTGCTGCTCGCCGAATTTTATCTGGAGAAATATGGAGCGAAATACAACAAGCCCGGCATCAAATTAACGCGTAAAGCGGCCGCGAAACTGCTGCTGCACAGTTGGCCCGGCAATGTGAGGGAATTACAACACAGTATCGAAAAAGCTGTGATACTGGCCGACAACGATCAGCTGACCGAAGAGAGTTTTGCTCTTCAGTCTCCAAAATCCTCTGCCAGCCATCTTCACAACAAAACCATCGAAGAGATGGAGAAGGAGATGATACAAGCCGCCATACAAAAGGAAAATGGCAACATGAGTGCAGTGGCAAGAAATCTGGGCATTTCGCGGCCTACGCTTTACAAAAAACTGAAGTCGTTTGATGAATAA